Proteins encoded by one window of Arabidopsis thaliana chromosome 2, partial sequence:
- the GK-1 gene encoding guanylate kinase 1: protein MGEAPAVLVDHPENGHSNGVCVKSEPENTEITVDVGDRIFLIGGTHERNNFSIGVQIYDKISNNWFSPIVLGTGPKPSKGYSAFVLEQGRILVIKKGSPRNDSIWFLEVDSPYVREQKKLLRKEVVAWSKGVRGNAEKPIVISGPSGVGKGTLISMLMKEFPSMFGFSVSHTTRSPRSMEMDGVHYHFADKKVMEKEIKDGKFLEFASVHGNLYGTSIESVEAVTDSGKRCILDIDVQGARSVRASSLDAIFIFVCPPSMKELEDRLRARGTETEEQIQKRLRNAEAEIKEGISSGIFGLILYNDNLEECYKKLKVNHLLLIAQNVVMF, encoded by the exons ATG GGAGAAGCTCCAGCAGTATTAGTGGATCATCCGGAGAACGGACACTCCAATGGTGTCTGTGTGAAATCTGAACCAGAGAACACTGAGATAACAGTCGATGTCGGCGATCGAATA TTTTTGATCGGTGGAACTCATGAAAGGAACAATTTTTCCATTGGGGTTCAGATTTATGACAAAATCAGTAACAACTG GTTTAGTCCTATTGTGCTTGGGACAGGTCCTAAGCCCAGCAAGGGGTACTCCGCGTTTGTTCTTGAACAAGGTCggattttggttattaaaaaAGGTTCACCTCGCAACGACTCCATCTGGTTCCTCGAG GTCGATAGTCCTTATGTGCGGGAACAGAAGAAGTTACTAAGGAAGGAAGTTGTTGCTTGGAGTAAAGGTGTGAGAGGCAATGCTGAGAAGCCTATTGTTATAAGCGGTCCTTCTGGTGTGGGCAAAGGAACGCTTATATCAATGCTTATGAAGGAGTTTCCTTCAATGTTTGGGTTCTCTGTGAGTCACACAACTCGATCTCCGAGGTCTATGGAGATGGACGGTGTTCATTATCACTTTGCTGATAAAAAAGTTATggagaaagaaatcaaagacgGAAAGTTTCTTGAGTTTGCTTCTGTTCACGGTAATCTCTATGGAACCAGCATTGAGTCCGTTGAAGCGGTAACAGATTCAGGAAAG AGATGTATTCTCGACATTGATGTTCAGGGGGCAAGGTCTGTGAGAGCGAGTTCTCTTGATGCCATATTCATATTCGTATGTCCCCCTTCAATGAAAGAGCTTGAAGATCGGCTCCGTGCTAG aggaaccGAGACAGAGGAGCAAATTCAAAAGCGGCTTAGAAATGCTGAGGCAGAGATCAAAGAAGGGATATCCTCGGGTATTTTCGGTCTCATTTTGTATAATGACAACCTTGAGGAATGCTACAAGAAGCTCAAGGTGAACCACCTTTTGTTAATTGCTCAAAATGTTGTCATGTTCTGA
- the GK-1 gene encoding guanylate kinase 1, with protein MGEAPAVLVDHPENGHSNGVCVKSEPENTEITVDVGDRIFLIGGTHERNNFSIGVQIYDKISNNWFSPIVLGTGPKPSKGYSAFVLEQGRILVIKKGSPRNDSIWFLEVDSPYVREQKKLLRKEVVAWSKGVRGNAEKPIVISGPSGVGKGTLISMLMKEFPSMFGFSVSHTTRSPRSMEMDGVHYHFADKKVMEKEIKDGKFLEFASVHGNLYGTSIESVEAVTDSGKVYKKAFGLITDAFCVFDLLNNEFCFCPTQRCILDIDVQGARSVRASSLDAIFIFVCPPSMKELEDRLRARGTETEEQIQKRLRNAEAEIKEGISSGIFGLILYNDNLEECYKKLKNLLGLDGLAHVNGVEIEGINLPIEYAVSKMEDKIIIQETGKETRNKIVVDISSLNGGAPGRTRGILVDAIKF; from the exons ATG GGAGAAGCTCCAGCAGTATTAGTGGATCATCCGGAGAACGGACACTCCAATGGTGTCTGTGTGAAATCTGAACCAGAGAACACTGAGATAACAGTCGATGTCGGCGATCGAATA TTTTTGATCGGTGGAACTCATGAAAGGAACAATTTTTCCATTGGGGTTCAGATTTATGACAAAATCAGTAACAACTG GTTTAGTCCTATTGTGCTTGGGACAGGTCCTAAGCCCAGCAAGGGGTACTCCGCGTTTGTTCTTGAACAAGGTCggattttggttattaaaaaAGGTTCACCTCGCAACGACTCCATCTGGTTCCTCGAG GTCGATAGTCCTTATGTGCGGGAACAGAAGAAGTTACTAAGGAAGGAAGTTGTTGCTTGGAGTAAAGGTGTGAGAGGCAATGCTGAGAAGCCTATTGTTATAAGCGGTCCTTCTGGTGTGGGCAAAGGAACGCTTATATCAATGCTTATGAAGGAGTTTCCTTCAATGTTTGGGTTCTCTGTGAGTCACACAACTCGATCTCCGAGGTCTATGGAGATGGACGGTGTTCATTATCACTTTGCTGATAAAAAAGTTATggagaaagaaatcaaagacgGAAAGTTTCTTGAGTTTGCTTCTGTTCACGGTAATCTCTATGGAACCAGCATTGAGTCCGTTGAAGCGGTAACAGATTCAGGAAAGGTATATAAGAAAGCTTTTGGATTGATCACGGATGCTTTCTGTGTCTTTGATTTGTTAAACAACGAGTTTTGCTTTTGCCCTACACAGAGATGTATTCTCGACATTGATGTTCAGGGGGCAAGGTCTGTGAGAGCGAGTTCTCTTGATGCCATATTCATATTCGTATGTCCCCCTTCAATGAAAGAGCTTGAAGATCGGCTCCGTGCTAG aggaaccGAGACAGAGGAGCAAATTCAAAAGCGGCTTAGAAATGCTGAGGCAGAGATCAAAGAAGGGATATCCTCGGGTATTTTCGGTCTCATTTTGTATAATGACAACCTTGAGGAATGCTACAAGAAGCTCAAG AATCTCTTGGGGCTAGATGGACTCGCTCATGTCAATGGTGTAGAAA TAGAGGGGATCAATCTTCCCATTGAGTACGCAGTATCTAAAATGGAAGATAAGATCATTATTCAAGAAACAGGAAAAGAAACAAGGAATAA GATTGTAGTGGATATATCTTCGCTTAATGGAGGAGCACCGGGTAGAACAAGGGGGATTCTTGTCGACGCCATTAAGTTCTAG
- the GK-1 gene encoding guanylate kinase 1, whose amino-acid sequence MGEAPAVLVDHPENGHSNGVCVKSEPENTEITVDVGDRIFLIGGTHERNNFSIGVQIYDKISNNWFSPIVLGTGPKPSKGYSAFVLEQGRILVIKKGSPRNDSIWFLEVDSPYVREQKKLLRKEVVAWSKGVRGNAEKPIVISGPSGVGKGTLISMLMKEFPSMFGFSVSHTTRSPRSMEMDGVHYHFADKKVMEKEIKDGKFLEFASVHGNLYGTSIESVEAVTDSGKRCILDIDVQGARSVRASSLDAIFIFVCPPSMKELEDRLRARGTETEEQIQKRLRNAEAEIKEGISSGIFGLILYNDNLEECYKKLKNLLGLDGLAHVNGVEIEGINLPIEYAVSKMEDKIIIQETGKETRNK is encoded by the exons ATG GGAGAAGCTCCAGCAGTATTAGTGGATCATCCGGAGAACGGACACTCCAATGGTGTCTGTGTGAAATCTGAACCAGAGAACACTGAGATAACAGTCGATGTCGGCGATCGAATA TTTTTGATCGGTGGAACTCATGAAAGGAACAATTTTTCCATTGGGGTTCAGATTTATGACAAAATCAGTAACAACTG GTTTAGTCCTATTGTGCTTGGGACAGGTCCTAAGCCCAGCAAGGGGTACTCCGCGTTTGTTCTTGAACAAGGTCggattttggttattaaaaaAGGTTCACCTCGCAACGACTCCATCTGGTTCCTCGAG GTCGATAGTCCTTATGTGCGGGAACAGAAGAAGTTACTAAGGAAGGAAGTTGTTGCTTGGAGTAAAGGTGTGAGAGGCAATGCTGAGAAGCCTATTGTTATAAGCGGTCCTTCTGGTGTGGGCAAAGGAACGCTTATATCAATGCTTATGAAGGAGTTTCCTTCAATGTTTGGGTTCTCTGTGAGTCACACAACTCGATCTCCGAGGTCTATGGAGATGGACGGTGTTCATTATCACTTTGCTGATAAAAAAGTTATggagaaagaaatcaaagacgGAAAGTTTCTTGAGTTTGCTTCTGTTCACGGTAATCTCTATGGAACCAGCATTGAGTCCGTTGAAGCGGTAACAGATTCAGGAAAG AGATGTATTCTCGACATTGATGTTCAGGGGGCAAGGTCTGTGAGAGCGAGTTCTCTTGATGCCATATTCATATTCGTATGTCCCCCTTCAATGAAAGAGCTTGAAGATCGGCTCCGTGCTAG aggaaccGAGACAGAGGAGCAAATTCAAAAGCGGCTTAGAAATGCTGAGGCAGAGATCAAAGAAGGGATATCCTCGGGTATTTTCGGTCTCATTTTGTATAATGACAACCTTGAGGAATGCTACAAGAAGCTCAAG AATCTCTTGGGGCTAGATGGACTCGCTCATGTCAATGGTGTAGAAA TAGAGGGGATCAATCTTCCCATTGAGTACGCAGTATCTAAAATGGAAGATAAGATCATTATTCAAGAAACAGGAAAAGAAACAAGGAATAAGTAA
- the GK-1 gene encoding guanylate kinase 1 yields the protein MGEAPAVLVDHPENGHSNGVCVKSEPENTEITVDVGDRIFLIGGTHERNNFSIGVQIYDKISNNWFSPIVLGTGPKPSKGYSAFVLEQGRILVIKKGSPRNDSIWFLEVDSPYVREQKKLLRKEVVAWSKGVRGNAEKPIVISGPSGVGKGTLISMLMKEFPSMFGFSVSHTTRSPRSMEMDGVHYHFADKKVMEKEIKDGKFLEFASVHGNLYGTSIESVEAVTDSGKRCILDIDVQGARSVRASSLDAIFIFVCPPSMKELEDRLRARGTETEEQIQKRLRNAEAEIKEGISSGIFGLILYNDNLEECYKKLKNLLGLDGLAHVNGVESEKLNTMHSKNK from the exons ATG GGAGAAGCTCCAGCAGTATTAGTGGATCATCCGGAGAACGGACACTCCAATGGTGTCTGTGTGAAATCTGAACCAGAGAACACTGAGATAACAGTCGATGTCGGCGATCGAATA TTTTTGATCGGTGGAACTCATGAAAGGAACAATTTTTCCATTGGGGTTCAGATTTATGACAAAATCAGTAACAACTG GTTTAGTCCTATTGTGCTTGGGACAGGTCCTAAGCCCAGCAAGGGGTACTCCGCGTTTGTTCTTGAACAAGGTCggattttggttattaaaaaAGGTTCACCTCGCAACGACTCCATCTGGTTCCTCGAG GTCGATAGTCCTTATGTGCGGGAACAGAAGAAGTTACTAAGGAAGGAAGTTGTTGCTTGGAGTAAAGGTGTGAGAGGCAATGCTGAGAAGCCTATTGTTATAAGCGGTCCTTCTGGTGTGGGCAAAGGAACGCTTATATCAATGCTTATGAAGGAGTTTCCTTCAATGTTTGGGTTCTCTGTGAGTCACACAACTCGATCTCCGAGGTCTATGGAGATGGACGGTGTTCATTATCACTTTGCTGATAAAAAAGTTATggagaaagaaatcaaagacgGAAAGTTTCTTGAGTTTGCTTCTGTTCACGGTAATCTCTATGGAACCAGCATTGAGTCCGTTGAAGCGGTAACAGATTCAGGAAAG AGATGTATTCTCGACATTGATGTTCAGGGGGCAAGGTCTGTGAGAGCGAGTTCTCTTGATGCCATATTCATATTCGTATGTCCCCCTTCAATGAAAGAGCTTGAAGATCGGCTCCGTGCTAG aggaaccGAGACAGAGGAGCAAATTCAAAAGCGGCTTAGAAATGCTGAGGCAGAGATCAAAGAAGGGATATCCTCGGGTATTTTCGGTCTCATTTTGTATAATGACAACCTTGAGGAATGCTACAAGAAGCTCAAG AATCTCTTGGGGCTAGATGGACTCGCTCATGTCAATGGTGTAGAAAGTGAGAAACTTAACACTATGCATAGTAAAAATAAGTGA
- the GK-1 gene encoding guanylate kinase 1, with protein MGEAPAVLVDHPENGHSNGVCVKSEPENTEITVDVGDRIFLIGGTHERNNFSIGVQIYDKISNNWFSPIVLGTGPKPSKGYSAFVLEQGRILVIKKGSPRNDSIWFLEVDSPYVREQKKLLRKEVVAWSKGVRGNAEKPIVISGPSGVGKGTLISMLMKEFPSMFGFSVSHTTRSPRSMEMDGVHYHFADKKVMEKEIKDGKFLEFASVHGNLYGTSIESVEAVTDSGKRCILDIDVQGARSVRASSLDAIFIFVCPPSMKELEDRLRARGTETEEQIQKRLRNAEAEIKEGISSGIFGLILYNDNLEECYKKLK; from the exons ATG GGAGAAGCTCCAGCAGTATTAGTGGATCATCCGGAGAACGGACACTCCAATGGTGTCTGTGTGAAATCTGAACCAGAGAACACTGAGATAACAGTCGATGTCGGCGATCGAATA TTTTTGATCGGTGGAACTCATGAAAGGAACAATTTTTCCATTGGGGTTCAGATTTATGACAAAATCAGTAACAACTG GTTTAGTCCTATTGTGCTTGGGACAGGTCCTAAGCCCAGCAAGGGGTACTCCGCGTTTGTTCTTGAACAAGGTCggattttggttattaaaaaAGGTTCACCTCGCAACGACTCCATCTGGTTCCTCGAG GTCGATAGTCCTTATGTGCGGGAACAGAAGAAGTTACTAAGGAAGGAAGTTGTTGCTTGGAGTAAAGGTGTGAGAGGCAATGCTGAGAAGCCTATTGTTATAAGCGGTCCTTCTGGTGTGGGCAAAGGAACGCTTATATCAATGCTTATGAAGGAGTTTCCTTCAATGTTTGGGTTCTCTGTGAGTCACACAACTCGATCTCCGAGGTCTATGGAGATGGACGGTGTTCATTATCACTTTGCTGATAAAAAAGTTATggagaaagaaatcaaagacgGAAAGTTTCTTGAGTTTGCTTCTGTTCACGGTAATCTCTATGGAACCAGCATTGAGTCCGTTGAAGCGGTAACAGATTCAGGAAAG AGATGTATTCTCGACATTGATGTTCAGGGGGCAAGGTCTGTGAGAGCGAGTTCTCTTGATGCCATATTCATATTCGTATGTCCCCCTTCAATGAAAGAGCTTGAAGATCGGCTCCGTGCTAG aggaaccGAGACAGAGGAGCAAATTCAAAAGCGGCTTAGAAATGCTGAGGCAGAGATCAAAGAAGGGATATCCTCGGGTATTTTCGGTCTCATTTTGTATAATGACAACCTTGAGGAATGCTACAAGAAGCTCAAG TAG
- the GK-1 gene encoding guanylate kinase 1 (guanylate kinase 1 (GK-1); FUNCTIONS IN: guanylate kinase activity; INVOLVED IN: nucleotide metabolic process; LOCATED IN: cellular_component unknown; EXPRESSED IN: 25 plant structures; EXPRESSED DURING: 15 growth stages; CONTAINS InterPro DOMAIN/s: Guanylate kinase (InterPro:IPR008144), Guanylate kinase/L-type calcium channel (InterPro:IPR008145), Guanylate kinase, sub-group (InterPro:IPR017665); BEST Arabidopsis thaliana protein match is: guanylate kinase (TAIR:AT3G57550.1); Has 9957 Blast hits to 9932 proteins in 2781 species: Archae - 0; Bacteria - 5508; Metazoa - 1607; Fungi - 176; Plants - 140; Viruses - 105; Other Eukaryotes - 2421 (source: NCBI BLink).) encodes MGEAPAVLVDHPENGHSNGVCVKSEPENTEITVDVGDRIFLIGGTHERNNFSIGVQIYDKISNNWFSPIVLGTGPKPSKGYSAFVLEQGRILVIKKGSPRNDSIWFLEVDSPYVREQKKLLRKEVVAWSKGVRGNAEKPIVISGPSGVGKGTLISMLMKEFPSMFGFSVSHTTRSPRSMEMDGVHYHFADKKVMEKEIKDGKFLEFASVHGNLYGTSIESVEAVTDSGKRCILDIDVQGARSVRASSLDAIFIFVCPPSMKELEDRLRARGTETEEQIQKRLRNAEAEIKEGISSGIFGLILYNDNLEECYKKLKNLLGLDGLAHVNGVEIEGINLPIEYAVSKMEDKIIIQETGKETRNKIVVDISSLNGGAPGRTRGILVDAIKF; translated from the exons ATG GGAGAAGCTCCAGCAGTATTAGTGGATCATCCGGAGAACGGACACTCCAATGGTGTCTGTGTGAAATCTGAACCAGAGAACACTGAGATAACAGTCGATGTCGGCGATCGAATA TTTTTGATCGGTGGAACTCATGAAAGGAACAATTTTTCCATTGGGGTTCAGATTTATGACAAAATCAGTAACAACTG GTTTAGTCCTATTGTGCTTGGGACAGGTCCTAAGCCCAGCAAGGGGTACTCCGCGTTTGTTCTTGAACAAGGTCggattttggttattaaaaaAGGTTCACCTCGCAACGACTCCATCTGGTTCCTCGAG GTCGATAGTCCTTATGTGCGGGAACAGAAGAAGTTACTAAGGAAGGAAGTTGTTGCTTGGAGTAAAGGTGTGAGAGGCAATGCTGAGAAGCCTATTGTTATAAGCGGTCCTTCTGGTGTGGGCAAAGGAACGCTTATATCAATGCTTATGAAGGAGTTTCCTTCAATGTTTGGGTTCTCTGTGAGTCACACAACTCGATCTCCGAGGTCTATGGAGATGGACGGTGTTCATTATCACTTTGCTGATAAAAAAGTTATggagaaagaaatcaaagacgGAAAGTTTCTTGAGTTTGCTTCTGTTCACGGTAATCTCTATGGAACCAGCATTGAGTCCGTTGAAGCGGTAACAGATTCAGGAAAG AGATGTATTCTCGACATTGATGTTCAGGGGGCAAGGTCTGTGAGAGCGAGTTCTCTTGATGCCATATTCATATTCGTATGTCCCCCTTCAATGAAAGAGCTTGAAGATCGGCTCCGTGCTAG aggaaccGAGACAGAGGAGCAAATTCAAAAGCGGCTTAGAAATGCTGAGGCAGAGATCAAAGAAGGGATATCCTCGGGTATTTTCGGTCTCATTTTGTATAATGACAACCTTGAGGAATGCTACAAGAAGCTCAAG AATCTCTTGGGGCTAGATGGACTCGCTCATGTCAATGGTGTAGAAA TAGAGGGGATCAATCTTCCCATTGAGTACGCAGTATCTAAAATGGAAGATAAGATCATTATTCAAGAAACAGGAAAAGAAACAAGGAATAA GATTGTAGTGGATATATCTTCGCTTAATGGAGGAGCACCGGGTAGAACAAGGGGGATTCTTGTCGACGCCATTAAGTTCTAG